A section of the Larus michahellis chromosome 1, bLarMic1.1, whole genome shotgun sequence genome encodes:
- the NFKBIZ gene encoding NF-kappa-B inhibitor zeta isoform X4: MIVESSRDAAPDGVDGGGGGGALSSPINLAYFYGASPHSSEGSCSPAHSAPGSPGSDSDLSVSSRGGGRRDPRGGARPALQVEQHMAGGKQHRGPFQGVRVKNSVKELLLHFRSSKQMSSGPAAEEGKAQGGLVNYEQYTELKSVLGHSGKRKAPELLSDGPSFKRQANIHPHLLTPPQTPTSMDNMEETHKNDPKHDSSSDLLQNIINIKNESSPVSLNTVQVSWLHTVPSHGSPGEQYQDSPGTQAFSPSQKYQAFPDHTSQHMLDPPQHYQFPPSQNQDLSQSYPSDASLDYRPFASSDQSPGYQQNTFENHELQYCPSQSFSSLLNDSEGSEGISAPLQPMTHPQADVGPHAPNFSLLSNNICGSLERSASLATLNVSLPDQNITRNTTQLGKSFFQWQVEQEENKLANISQDQFLAKDADGDTFLHIAVAQGRRALSYVLARKMAALHMLDIKEHNGQSAFQVAVAANQHLIVQDLVSLGAQVNTTDCWGRTPLHVCAEKGHAQVLQAIQKGAMGSNQYVDLEATNYDGLTALHCAVLAHNAVLHELQNSQPPHSPEVQELLLRNKSLVETIKTLIQMGASVEAKDRKSGRSALHLAAEEANLELIRLFLELPNCLSFVNAKAYNGNTALHVAASLQYRVSQLDAVRLLMRKGADPSARNLENEQPVHLVPDGLVGEQIRRILKGKAIQQRASPF; encoded by the exons ATGATCGTGGAGAGCAGCCGGGACGCGGCGCCCGATGGCGTCGACGGCGGTGGGGGCGGCGGCGCCCTCAGCAGCCCCATCAACCTCGCCTACTTCTACGGGGCCTCGCCCCACTCCAGCGAGGGCAGCTGCTCGCCGGCCCACTCCGCCCCGGGGTCGCCGGGCTCCGACTCGGACCTCTCGGTGAgcagccgcggcggcggccggagggaCCCCCGGGGCGGTGCCCGCCCCGCGCTGCAAG TTGAACAGCACATGGCGGGGGGGAAGCAGCACAGAGGACCTTTCCAAGGGGTCCGCGTGAAGAACTCGGTGAAGGAGCTCCTGCTGCACTTCAGGAGCAGCAAGCAGATGTCCTCGGGCCCCGCCGCGGAGGAAGGCAAG GCACAAGGAGGATTGGTGAATTACGAGCAGTACACAG agctgaagaGTGTACTAGGTCACAGTGGCAAAAGAAAGGCTCCCGAGCTCCTTTCTGATGGACCTTCTTTCAAACGGCAAGCTAATATTCACCCACACCTCCTG ACACCACCCCAGACCCCAACTTCTATGGATAACATGGAGGAGACGCATAAAAACGACCCAAAGCATGACAGCAGTTCTGACCTGCTTCAGAACATTATAAACATCAAGAATGAGTCAAGCCCCGTTTCTCTGAACACAGTGCAGGTTAGCTGGTTGCACACCGTCCCCAGTCACGGCTCGCCCGGAGAGCAGTACCAGGACAGCCCAGGAACACAGGCTTTCTCCCCATCCCAGAAGTACCAGGCGTTCCCAGATCACACCTCCCAGCACATGCTCGATCCACCGCAGCATTACCAGTTTCCTCCGTCGCAGAACCAGGATTTGTCACAGAGCTACCCTTCGGATGCCTCCCTGGACTACAGGCCATTTGCTTCCAGTGACCAGTCTCCTGGCTACCAGCAGAACACCTTTGAGAACCACGAGCTGCAGTACTGCCCATCACAGAGCTTCTCCTCCCTCTTGAATGACTCCGAAGGCTCAGAGGGcatctctgctcccctccagcccatGACCCACCCGCAGGCTGATGTTGGCCCCCATGCTCCGAACTTCAGCTTGCTTTCCAATAACATCTGTGGTAGTCTGGAGCGTAGTGCCTCTTTGGCGACTTTGAATGTCTCTCTGCCTGACCAAAACATCACCAGAAACACGACGCAGCTGGGCAAGTCGTTTTTTCAGTGgcaagtggagcaggaggaaaacaagctGGCGAACATCTCTCAAGACCAGTTCCTTGCAAAAGACGCGGATGGAGACAC CTTCCTTCACATTGCGGTTGCCCAGGGCCGACGAGCTCTCTCCTATGTCCTTGCGAGGAAGATGGCTGCCCTGCACATGCTGGATATTAAAGAGCACAACGGCCAG AGTGCTTTCCAGGTGGCTGTGGCTGCCAATCAGCATCTCATTGTGCAGGACCTGGTTAGCTTGGGGGCTCAAGTCAACACCACCGACTGCTGGGGCAGAACGCCGTTGCACGTTTGCGCTGAGAAGGGGCATGCCCAGGTCCTCCAG GCGATCCAAAAGGGAGCCATGGGAAGCAATCAGTATGTGGACCTCGAGGCAACAAACTATGATG gTTTGACGGCATTGCACTGTGCTGTTCTGGCCCATAATGCTGTGCTGCATGAGCTGCAAAACAGCCAGCCACCTCACTCCCCTGAggtccaggagctgctgctgagaaaCAAGAGCCTGGTAGAAACCATCAAGACTCTAATACAAATGGGAGCATCTGTTGAAGCGAAA GATCGCAAAAGTGGTCGCTCAGCTTTACACTTGGCAGCAGAAGAAGCGAACTTAGAGCTCATTCGTCTCTTTTTGGAGCTGCCCAACTGCCTCTCTTTCGTTAATGCAAAG gcttacAATGGCAACACAGCACTCCACGTGGCTGCCAGCCTGCAGTATCGGGTGAGTCAGTTGGATGCTGTGCGCCTGCTAATGCGAAAGGGAGCTGATCCGAGTGCCAGAAACTTGGAGAATGAGCAGCCAGTTCATCTGGTTCCTGATGGCCTTGTAGGAGAAcag ATAAGACGTATCCTAAAAGGGAAGGCGATTCAGCAGAGAGCGTCGCCGTTTTAA
- the NFKBIZ gene encoding NF-kappa-B inhibitor zeta isoform X3, translated as MIVESSRDAAPDGVDGGGGGGALSSPINLAYFYGASPHSSEGSCSPAHSAPGSPGSDSDLSVSSRGGGRRDPRGGARPALQVEQHMAGGKQHRGPFQGVRVKNSVKELLLHFRSSKQMSSGPAAEEGKAQGGLVNYEQYTAELKSVLGHSGKRKAPELLSDGPSFKRQANIHPHLLTPPQTPTSMDNMEETHKNDPKHDSSSDLLQNIINIKNESSPVSLNTVQVSWLHTVPSHGSPGEQYQDSPGTQAFSPSQKYQAFPDHTSQHMLDPPQHYQFPPSQNQDLSQSYPSDASLDYRPFASSDQSPGYQQNTFENHELQYCPSQSFSSLLNDSEGSEGISAPLQPMTHPQADVGPHAPNFSLLSNNICGSLERSASLATLNVSLPDQNITRNTTQLGKSFFQWQVEQEENKLANISQDQFLAKDADGDTFLHIAVAQGRRALSYVLARKMAALHMLDIKEHNGQSAFQVAVAANQHLIVQDLVSLGAQVNTTDCWGRTPLHVCAEKGHAQVLQAIQKGAMGSNQYVDLEATNYDGLTALHCAVLAHNAVLHELQNSQPPHSPEVQELLLRNKSLVETIKTLIQMGASVEAKDRKSGRSALHLAAEEANLELIRLFLELPNCLSFVNAKAYNGNTALHVAASLQYRVSQLDAVRLLMRKGADPSARNLENEQPVHLVPDGLVGEQIRRILKGKAIQQRASPF; from the exons ATGATCGTGGAGAGCAGCCGGGACGCGGCGCCCGATGGCGTCGACGGCGGTGGGGGCGGCGGCGCCCTCAGCAGCCCCATCAACCTCGCCTACTTCTACGGGGCCTCGCCCCACTCCAGCGAGGGCAGCTGCTCGCCGGCCCACTCCGCCCCGGGGTCGCCGGGCTCCGACTCGGACCTCTCGGTGAgcagccgcggcggcggccggagggaCCCCCGGGGCGGTGCCCGCCCCGCGCTGCAAG TTGAACAGCACATGGCGGGGGGGAAGCAGCACAGAGGACCTTTCCAAGGGGTCCGCGTGAAGAACTCGGTGAAGGAGCTCCTGCTGCACTTCAGGAGCAGCAAGCAGATGTCCTCGGGCCCCGCCGCGGAGGAAGGCAAG GCACAAGGAGGATTGGTGAATTACGAGCAGTACACAG cagagctgaagaGTGTACTAGGTCACAGTGGCAAAAGAAAGGCTCCCGAGCTCCTTTCTGATGGACCTTCTTTCAAACGGCAAGCTAATATTCACCCACACCTCCTG ACACCACCCCAGACCCCAACTTCTATGGATAACATGGAGGAGACGCATAAAAACGACCCAAAGCATGACAGCAGTTCTGACCTGCTTCAGAACATTATAAACATCAAGAATGAGTCAAGCCCCGTTTCTCTGAACACAGTGCAGGTTAGCTGGTTGCACACCGTCCCCAGTCACGGCTCGCCCGGAGAGCAGTACCAGGACAGCCCAGGAACACAGGCTTTCTCCCCATCCCAGAAGTACCAGGCGTTCCCAGATCACACCTCCCAGCACATGCTCGATCCACCGCAGCATTACCAGTTTCCTCCGTCGCAGAACCAGGATTTGTCACAGAGCTACCCTTCGGATGCCTCCCTGGACTACAGGCCATTTGCTTCCAGTGACCAGTCTCCTGGCTACCAGCAGAACACCTTTGAGAACCACGAGCTGCAGTACTGCCCATCACAGAGCTTCTCCTCCCTCTTGAATGACTCCGAAGGCTCAGAGGGcatctctgctcccctccagcccatGACCCACCCGCAGGCTGATGTTGGCCCCCATGCTCCGAACTTCAGCTTGCTTTCCAATAACATCTGTGGTAGTCTGGAGCGTAGTGCCTCTTTGGCGACTTTGAATGTCTCTCTGCCTGACCAAAACATCACCAGAAACACGACGCAGCTGGGCAAGTCGTTTTTTCAGTGgcaagtggagcaggaggaaaacaagctGGCGAACATCTCTCAAGACCAGTTCCTTGCAAAAGACGCGGATGGAGACAC CTTCCTTCACATTGCGGTTGCCCAGGGCCGACGAGCTCTCTCCTATGTCCTTGCGAGGAAGATGGCTGCCCTGCACATGCTGGATATTAAAGAGCACAACGGCCAG AGTGCTTTCCAGGTGGCTGTGGCTGCCAATCAGCATCTCATTGTGCAGGACCTGGTTAGCTTGGGGGCTCAAGTCAACACCACCGACTGCTGGGGCAGAACGCCGTTGCACGTTTGCGCTGAGAAGGGGCATGCCCAGGTCCTCCAG GCGATCCAAAAGGGAGCCATGGGAAGCAATCAGTATGTGGACCTCGAGGCAACAAACTATGATG gTTTGACGGCATTGCACTGTGCTGTTCTGGCCCATAATGCTGTGCTGCATGAGCTGCAAAACAGCCAGCCACCTCACTCCCCTGAggtccaggagctgctgctgagaaaCAAGAGCCTGGTAGAAACCATCAAGACTCTAATACAAATGGGAGCATCTGTTGAAGCGAAA GATCGCAAAAGTGGTCGCTCAGCTTTACACTTGGCAGCAGAAGAAGCGAACTTAGAGCTCATTCGTCTCTTTTTGGAGCTGCCCAACTGCCTCTCTTTCGTTAATGCAAAG gcttacAATGGCAACACAGCACTCCACGTGGCTGCCAGCCTGCAGTATCGGGTGAGTCAGTTGGATGCTGTGCGCCTGCTAATGCGAAAGGGAGCTGATCCGAGTGCCAGAAACTTGGAGAATGAGCAGCCAGTTCATCTGGTTCCTGATGGCCTTGTAGGAGAAcag ATAAGACGTATCCTAAAAGGGAAGGCGATTCAGCAGAGAGCGTCGCCGTTTTAA
- the NFKBIZ gene encoding NF-kappa-B inhibitor zeta isoform X1, protein MIVESSRDAAPDGVDGGGGGGALSSPINLAYFYGASPHSSEGSCSPAHSAPGSPGSDSDLSVSSRGGGRRDPRGGARPALQVEQHMAGGKQHRGPFQGVRVKNSVKELLLHFRSSKQMSSGPAAEEGKAQGGLVNYEQYTAELKSVLGHSGKRKAPELLSDGPSFKRQANIHPHLLTPPQTPTSMDNMEETHKNDPKHDSSSDLLQNIINIKNESSPVSLNTVQVSWLHTVPSHGSPGEQYQDSPGTQAFSPSQKYQAFPDHTSQHMLDPPQHYQFPPSQNQDLSQSYPSDASLDYRPFASSDQSPGYQQNTFENHELQYCPSQSFSSLLNDSEGSEGISAPLQPMTHPQADVGPHAPNFSLLSNNICGSLERSASLATLNVSLPDQNITRNTTQLGKSFFQWQVEQEENKLANISQDQFLAKDADGDTFLHIAVAQGRRALSYVLARKMAALHMLDIKEHNGQSAFQVAVAANQHLIVQDLVSLGAQVNTTDCWGRTPLHVCAEKGHAQVLQAIQKGAMGSNQYVDLEATNYDGLTALHCAVLAHNAVLHELQNSQPPHSPEVQELLLRNKSLVETIKTLIQMGASVEAKDRKSGRSALHLAAEEANLELIRLFLELPNCLSFVNAKAYNGNTALHVAASLQYRVSQLDAVRLLMRKGADPSARNLENEQPVHLVPDGLVGEQVKKETKQPFPLVPSVPIFTKALFLS, encoded by the exons ATGATCGTGGAGAGCAGCCGGGACGCGGCGCCCGATGGCGTCGACGGCGGTGGGGGCGGCGGCGCCCTCAGCAGCCCCATCAACCTCGCCTACTTCTACGGGGCCTCGCCCCACTCCAGCGAGGGCAGCTGCTCGCCGGCCCACTCCGCCCCGGGGTCGCCGGGCTCCGACTCGGACCTCTCGGTGAgcagccgcggcggcggccggagggaCCCCCGGGGCGGTGCCCGCCCCGCGCTGCAAG TTGAACAGCACATGGCGGGGGGGAAGCAGCACAGAGGACCTTTCCAAGGGGTCCGCGTGAAGAACTCGGTGAAGGAGCTCCTGCTGCACTTCAGGAGCAGCAAGCAGATGTCCTCGGGCCCCGCCGCGGAGGAAGGCAAG GCACAAGGAGGATTGGTGAATTACGAGCAGTACACAG cagagctgaagaGTGTACTAGGTCACAGTGGCAAAAGAAAGGCTCCCGAGCTCCTTTCTGATGGACCTTCTTTCAAACGGCAAGCTAATATTCACCCACACCTCCTG ACACCACCCCAGACCCCAACTTCTATGGATAACATGGAGGAGACGCATAAAAACGACCCAAAGCATGACAGCAGTTCTGACCTGCTTCAGAACATTATAAACATCAAGAATGAGTCAAGCCCCGTTTCTCTGAACACAGTGCAGGTTAGCTGGTTGCACACCGTCCCCAGTCACGGCTCGCCCGGAGAGCAGTACCAGGACAGCCCAGGAACACAGGCTTTCTCCCCATCCCAGAAGTACCAGGCGTTCCCAGATCACACCTCCCAGCACATGCTCGATCCACCGCAGCATTACCAGTTTCCTCCGTCGCAGAACCAGGATTTGTCACAGAGCTACCCTTCGGATGCCTCCCTGGACTACAGGCCATTTGCTTCCAGTGACCAGTCTCCTGGCTACCAGCAGAACACCTTTGAGAACCACGAGCTGCAGTACTGCCCATCACAGAGCTTCTCCTCCCTCTTGAATGACTCCGAAGGCTCAGAGGGcatctctgctcccctccagcccatGACCCACCCGCAGGCTGATGTTGGCCCCCATGCTCCGAACTTCAGCTTGCTTTCCAATAACATCTGTGGTAGTCTGGAGCGTAGTGCCTCTTTGGCGACTTTGAATGTCTCTCTGCCTGACCAAAACATCACCAGAAACACGACGCAGCTGGGCAAGTCGTTTTTTCAGTGgcaagtggagcaggaggaaaacaagctGGCGAACATCTCTCAAGACCAGTTCCTTGCAAAAGACGCGGATGGAGACAC CTTCCTTCACATTGCGGTTGCCCAGGGCCGACGAGCTCTCTCCTATGTCCTTGCGAGGAAGATGGCTGCCCTGCACATGCTGGATATTAAAGAGCACAACGGCCAG AGTGCTTTCCAGGTGGCTGTGGCTGCCAATCAGCATCTCATTGTGCAGGACCTGGTTAGCTTGGGGGCTCAAGTCAACACCACCGACTGCTGGGGCAGAACGCCGTTGCACGTTTGCGCTGAGAAGGGGCATGCCCAGGTCCTCCAG GCGATCCAAAAGGGAGCCATGGGAAGCAATCAGTATGTGGACCTCGAGGCAACAAACTATGATG gTTTGACGGCATTGCACTGTGCTGTTCTGGCCCATAATGCTGTGCTGCATGAGCTGCAAAACAGCCAGCCACCTCACTCCCCTGAggtccaggagctgctgctgagaaaCAAGAGCCTGGTAGAAACCATCAAGACTCTAATACAAATGGGAGCATCTGTTGAAGCGAAA GATCGCAAAAGTGGTCGCTCAGCTTTACACTTGGCAGCAGAAGAAGCGAACTTAGAGCTCATTCGTCTCTTTTTGGAGCTGCCCAACTGCCTCTCTTTCGTTAATGCAAAG gcttacAATGGCAACACAGCACTCCACGTGGCTGCCAGCCTGCAGTATCGGGTGAGTCAGTTGGATGCTGTGCGCCTGCTAATGCGAAAGGGAGCTGATCCGAGTGCCAGAAACTTGGAGAATGAGCAGCCAGTTCATCTGGTTCCTGATGGCCTTGTAGGAGAAcaggtaaaaaaagaaaccaaacaaccctttcctctggtccctTCTGTCCCCATCTTCACAAAAGCCTTATTCCTCTCCTAA
- the NFKBIZ gene encoding NF-kappa-B inhibitor zeta isoform X2 has translation MIVESSRDAAPDGVDGGGGGGALSSPINLAYFYGASPHSSEGSCSPAHSAPGSPGSDSDLSVSSRGGGRRDPRGGARPALQVEQHMAGGKQHRGPFQGVRVKNSVKELLLHFRSSKQMSSGPAAEEGKAQGGLVNYEQYTELKSVLGHSGKRKAPELLSDGPSFKRQANIHPHLLTPPQTPTSMDNMEETHKNDPKHDSSSDLLQNIINIKNESSPVSLNTVQVSWLHTVPSHGSPGEQYQDSPGTQAFSPSQKYQAFPDHTSQHMLDPPQHYQFPPSQNQDLSQSYPSDASLDYRPFASSDQSPGYQQNTFENHELQYCPSQSFSSLLNDSEGSEGISAPLQPMTHPQADVGPHAPNFSLLSNNICGSLERSASLATLNVSLPDQNITRNTTQLGKSFFQWQVEQEENKLANISQDQFLAKDADGDTFLHIAVAQGRRALSYVLARKMAALHMLDIKEHNGQSAFQVAVAANQHLIVQDLVSLGAQVNTTDCWGRTPLHVCAEKGHAQVLQAIQKGAMGSNQYVDLEATNYDGLTALHCAVLAHNAVLHELQNSQPPHSPEVQELLLRNKSLVETIKTLIQMGASVEAKDRKSGRSALHLAAEEANLELIRLFLELPNCLSFVNAKAYNGNTALHVAASLQYRVSQLDAVRLLMRKGADPSARNLENEQPVHLVPDGLVGEQVKKETKQPFPLVPSVPIFTKALFLS, from the exons ATGATCGTGGAGAGCAGCCGGGACGCGGCGCCCGATGGCGTCGACGGCGGTGGGGGCGGCGGCGCCCTCAGCAGCCCCATCAACCTCGCCTACTTCTACGGGGCCTCGCCCCACTCCAGCGAGGGCAGCTGCTCGCCGGCCCACTCCGCCCCGGGGTCGCCGGGCTCCGACTCGGACCTCTCGGTGAgcagccgcggcggcggccggagggaCCCCCGGGGCGGTGCCCGCCCCGCGCTGCAAG TTGAACAGCACATGGCGGGGGGGAAGCAGCACAGAGGACCTTTCCAAGGGGTCCGCGTGAAGAACTCGGTGAAGGAGCTCCTGCTGCACTTCAGGAGCAGCAAGCAGATGTCCTCGGGCCCCGCCGCGGAGGAAGGCAAG GCACAAGGAGGATTGGTGAATTACGAGCAGTACACAG agctgaagaGTGTACTAGGTCACAGTGGCAAAAGAAAGGCTCCCGAGCTCCTTTCTGATGGACCTTCTTTCAAACGGCAAGCTAATATTCACCCACACCTCCTG ACACCACCCCAGACCCCAACTTCTATGGATAACATGGAGGAGACGCATAAAAACGACCCAAAGCATGACAGCAGTTCTGACCTGCTTCAGAACATTATAAACATCAAGAATGAGTCAAGCCCCGTTTCTCTGAACACAGTGCAGGTTAGCTGGTTGCACACCGTCCCCAGTCACGGCTCGCCCGGAGAGCAGTACCAGGACAGCCCAGGAACACAGGCTTTCTCCCCATCCCAGAAGTACCAGGCGTTCCCAGATCACACCTCCCAGCACATGCTCGATCCACCGCAGCATTACCAGTTTCCTCCGTCGCAGAACCAGGATTTGTCACAGAGCTACCCTTCGGATGCCTCCCTGGACTACAGGCCATTTGCTTCCAGTGACCAGTCTCCTGGCTACCAGCAGAACACCTTTGAGAACCACGAGCTGCAGTACTGCCCATCACAGAGCTTCTCCTCCCTCTTGAATGACTCCGAAGGCTCAGAGGGcatctctgctcccctccagcccatGACCCACCCGCAGGCTGATGTTGGCCCCCATGCTCCGAACTTCAGCTTGCTTTCCAATAACATCTGTGGTAGTCTGGAGCGTAGTGCCTCTTTGGCGACTTTGAATGTCTCTCTGCCTGACCAAAACATCACCAGAAACACGACGCAGCTGGGCAAGTCGTTTTTTCAGTGgcaagtggagcaggaggaaaacaagctGGCGAACATCTCTCAAGACCAGTTCCTTGCAAAAGACGCGGATGGAGACAC CTTCCTTCACATTGCGGTTGCCCAGGGCCGACGAGCTCTCTCCTATGTCCTTGCGAGGAAGATGGCTGCCCTGCACATGCTGGATATTAAAGAGCACAACGGCCAG AGTGCTTTCCAGGTGGCTGTGGCTGCCAATCAGCATCTCATTGTGCAGGACCTGGTTAGCTTGGGGGCTCAAGTCAACACCACCGACTGCTGGGGCAGAACGCCGTTGCACGTTTGCGCTGAGAAGGGGCATGCCCAGGTCCTCCAG GCGATCCAAAAGGGAGCCATGGGAAGCAATCAGTATGTGGACCTCGAGGCAACAAACTATGATG gTTTGACGGCATTGCACTGTGCTGTTCTGGCCCATAATGCTGTGCTGCATGAGCTGCAAAACAGCCAGCCACCTCACTCCCCTGAggtccaggagctgctgctgagaaaCAAGAGCCTGGTAGAAACCATCAAGACTCTAATACAAATGGGAGCATCTGTTGAAGCGAAA GATCGCAAAAGTGGTCGCTCAGCTTTACACTTGGCAGCAGAAGAAGCGAACTTAGAGCTCATTCGTCTCTTTTTGGAGCTGCCCAACTGCCTCTCTTTCGTTAATGCAAAG gcttacAATGGCAACACAGCACTCCACGTGGCTGCCAGCCTGCAGTATCGGGTGAGTCAGTTGGATGCTGTGCGCCTGCTAATGCGAAAGGGAGCTGATCCGAGTGCCAGAAACTTGGAGAATGAGCAGCCAGTTCATCTGGTTCCTGATGGCCTTGTAGGAGAAcaggtaaaaaaagaaaccaaacaaccctttcctctggtccctTCTGTCCCCATCTTCACAAAAGCCTTATTCCTCTCCTAA
- the NFKBIZ gene encoding NF-kappa-B inhibitor zeta isoform X5 produces MAGGKQHRGPFQGVRVKNSVKELLLHFRSSKQMSSGPAAEEGKAQGGLVNYEQYTAELKSVLGHSGKRKAPELLSDGPSFKRQANIHPHLLTPPQTPTSMDNMEETHKNDPKHDSSSDLLQNIINIKNESSPVSLNTVQVSWLHTVPSHGSPGEQYQDSPGTQAFSPSQKYQAFPDHTSQHMLDPPQHYQFPPSQNQDLSQSYPSDASLDYRPFASSDQSPGYQQNTFENHELQYCPSQSFSSLLNDSEGSEGISAPLQPMTHPQADVGPHAPNFSLLSNNICGSLERSASLATLNVSLPDQNITRNTTQLGKSFFQWQVEQEENKLANISQDQFLAKDADGDTFLHIAVAQGRRALSYVLARKMAALHMLDIKEHNGQSAFQVAVAANQHLIVQDLVSLGAQVNTTDCWGRTPLHVCAEKGHAQVLQAIQKGAMGSNQYVDLEATNYDGLTALHCAVLAHNAVLHELQNSQPPHSPEVQELLLRNKSLVETIKTLIQMGASVEAKDRKSGRSALHLAAEEANLELIRLFLELPNCLSFVNAKAYNGNTALHVAASLQYRVSQLDAVRLLMRKGADPSARNLENEQPVHLVPDGLVGEQVKKETKQPFPLVPSVPIFTKALFLS; encoded by the exons ATGGCGGGGGGGAAGCAGCACAGAGGACCTTTCCAAGGGGTCCGCGTGAAGAACTCGGTGAAGGAGCTCCTGCTGCACTTCAGGAGCAGCAAGCAGATGTCCTCGGGCCCCGCCGCGGAGGAAGGCAAG GCACAAGGAGGATTGGTGAATTACGAGCAGTACACAG cagagctgaagaGTGTACTAGGTCACAGTGGCAAAAGAAAGGCTCCCGAGCTCCTTTCTGATGGACCTTCTTTCAAACGGCAAGCTAATATTCACCCACACCTCCTG ACACCACCCCAGACCCCAACTTCTATGGATAACATGGAGGAGACGCATAAAAACGACCCAAAGCATGACAGCAGTTCTGACCTGCTTCAGAACATTATAAACATCAAGAATGAGTCAAGCCCCGTTTCTCTGAACACAGTGCAGGTTAGCTGGTTGCACACCGTCCCCAGTCACGGCTCGCCCGGAGAGCAGTACCAGGACAGCCCAGGAACACAGGCTTTCTCCCCATCCCAGAAGTACCAGGCGTTCCCAGATCACACCTCCCAGCACATGCTCGATCCACCGCAGCATTACCAGTTTCCTCCGTCGCAGAACCAGGATTTGTCACAGAGCTACCCTTCGGATGCCTCCCTGGACTACAGGCCATTTGCTTCCAGTGACCAGTCTCCTGGCTACCAGCAGAACACCTTTGAGAACCACGAGCTGCAGTACTGCCCATCACAGAGCTTCTCCTCCCTCTTGAATGACTCCGAAGGCTCAGAGGGcatctctgctcccctccagcccatGACCCACCCGCAGGCTGATGTTGGCCCCCATGCTCCGAACTTCAGCTTGCTTTCCAATAACATCTGTGGTAGTCTGGAGCGTAGTGCCTCTTTGGCGACTTTGAATGTCTCTCTGCCTGACCAAAACATCACCAGAAACACGACGCAGCTGGGCAAGTCGTTTTTTCAGTGgcaagtggagcaggaggaaaacaagctGGCGAACATCTCTCAAGACCAGTTCCTTGCAAAAGACGCGGATGGAGACAC CTTCCTTCACATTGCGGTTGCCCAGGGCCGACGAGCTCTCTCCTATGTCCTTGCGAGGAAGATGGCTGCCCTGCACATGCTGGATATTAAAGAGCACAACGGCCAG AGTGCTTTCCAGGTGGCTGTGGCTGCCAATCAGCATCTCATTGTGCAGGACCTGGTTAGCTTGGGGGCTCAAGTCAACACCACCGACTGCTGGGGCAGAACGCCGTTGCACGTTTGCGCTGAGAAGGGGCATGCCCAGGTCCTCCAG GCGATCCAAAAGGGAGCCATGGGAAGCAATCAGTATGTGGACCTCGAGGCAACAAACTATGATG gTTTGACGGCATTGCACTGTGCTGTTCTGGCCCATAATGCTGTGCTGCATGAGCTGCAAAACAGCCAGCCACCTCACTCCCCTGAggtccaggagctgctgctgagaaaCAAGAGCCTGGTAGAAACCATCAAGACTCTAATACAAATGGGAGCATCTGTTGAAGCGAAA GATCGCAAAAGTGGTCGCTCAGCTTTACACTTGGCAGCAGAAGAAGCGAACTTAGAGCTCATTCGTCTCTTTTTGGAGCTGCCCAACTGCCTCTCTTTCGTTAATGCAAAG gcttacAATGGCAACACAGCACTCCACGTGGCTGCCAGCCTGCAGTATCGGGTGAGTCAGTTGGATGCTGTGCGCCTGCTAATGCGAAAGGGAGCTGATCCGAGTGCCAGAAACTTGGAGAATGAGCAGCCAGTTCATCTGGTTCCTGATGGCCTTGTAGGAGAAcaggtaaaaaaagaaaccaaacaaccctttcctctggtccctTCTGTCCCCATCTTCACAAAAGCCTTATTCCTCTCCTAA